One segment of Treponema pectinovorum DNA contains the following:
- a CDS encoding tetratricopeptide repeat protein translates to MSNKEKTSILSEGIELYNKGDYTSALTFFISLPENSNCDNIELAYYIGLCYARLERYDDALLYLEQVVTAEKESPRVFQCRYLLAVIYAMTGKKRLADFELNKLLETGYRPASVYSSLAYIAWQQKEIEKCIEYYKKALDYEPENVTALNGMGYVLACEEKDLTKALSYCKKALDRQPNSAACLDSAGWIYFKLGLKEDAQKYLLQAYSLKPQNEEILEHLKIAQVEIK, encoded by the coding sequence GTGAGCAATAAAGAAAAAACTTCGATTCTTTCGGAAGGTATAGAACTCTATAACAAAGGCGATTACACTTCCGCCCTTACTTTTTTTATCTCGCTCCCAGAAAATTCTAATTGCGACAACATCGAACTCGCCTACTACATTGGGCTTTGCTATGCAAGGCTTGAACGCTATGACGACGCTCTTTTGTATTTGGAGCAGGTTGTTACCGCAGAAAAAGAAAGTCCTCGAGTTTTTCAATGCCGGTATCTTCTTGCAGTTATCTATGCTATGACTGGCAAAAAGCGGCTTGCGGATTTTGAATTGAACAAATTGCTGGAAACAGGCTATCGTCCTGCTAGCGTTTATTCTTCTCTTGCATATATAGCTTGGCAGCAAAAAGAAATTGAAAAATGCATTGAATATTATAAAAAAGCTTTGGACTATGAGCCGGAAAATGTTACCGCTCTAAACGGAATGGGATATGTGCTTGCTTGCGAGGAAAAAGATTTGACCAAAGCACTTTCGTATTGTAAAAAGGCTTTGGACAGACAACCGAACTCTGCAGCTTGTTTGGATTCGGCAGGTTGGATTTATTTTAAACTTGGATTAAAAGAAGATGCACAAAAATATCTGCTTCAGGCTTATTCATTAAAACCTCAAAATGAAGAAATTCTCGAACATCTAAAAATCGCACAGGTGGAAATAAAATAA
- the surE gene encoding 5'/3'-nucleotidase SurE, producing the protein MVSKKKLNLLLTNDDGIDSLGIKILQEKLQDIANIYVLAPASNRSAVSSHIIMDSPLTFVRKGENSFSCSGYPADCVISAMRSSIFDNVKFDAVISGINKGSNMGTDCIYSGTVAAARQAVLYGIPGIALSLKSPKGEYCHEGYDFDALANFVKDNIFLLISLYRPDCVISINALSQTSYKGAKFTSLCIRDYKDKIELAKISEDSFESCFRSGTLNTTGKEENEYEAVCHGYIAITRFHAEPVDFVDYKSQNVSFVF; encoded by the coding sequence TTGGTTAGCAAAAAAAAACTTAACTTGCTCTTAACAAATGATGATGGAATAGATTCTTTGGGAATAAAAATTCTTCAAGAAAAGCTACAAGACATTGCAAATATTTATGTTTTGGCTCCTGCCTCAAATCGTTCTGCTGTCTCGTCGCACATAATAATGGACAGTCCTTTAACCTTTGTAAGAAAAGGTGAAAATTCTTTTTCATGTTCTGGCTATCCTGCTGACTGTGTTATTTCTGCCATGCGTTCGAGCATTTTTGACAACGTAAAATTTGATGCGGTGATTTCTGGAATAAATAAAGGTTCAAATATGGGAACAGATTGCATATATTCCGGTACTGTTGCTGCTGCAAGACAGGCTGTTTTGTATGGAATTCCAGGAATCGCTTTAAGCTTAAAAAGTCCAAAAGGCGAGTATTGCCATGAAGGCTACGATTTTGATGCACTTGCAAACTTTGTAAAGGATAATATTTTTTTGTTAATATCGTTATACAGACCAGATTGCGTAATCAGCATAAATGCGCTCTCTCAAACATCCTATAAAGGTGCAAAATTTACATCCTTGTGCATAAGAGACTATAAGGATAAAATCGAGTTAGCAAAAATTTCTGAAGATTCTTTTGAAAGTTGTTTTAGAAGCGGAACTTTAAATACTACTGGCAAAGAAGAAAACGAATACGAGGCTGTTTGCCATGGGTATATTGCAATAACAAGGTTTCACGCAGAGCCTGTAGATTTTGTAGATTATAAGAGCCAAAATGTAAGTTTTGTTTTTTAA
- a CDS encoding galactokinase encodes MDQALLAQEEHIAEYKKRPSVTAVANGRFHLIGEHSWFAKDKTLSMAVDLPVYVCVSARQDASLRFYFSQLEDRKKSTLPSIKFRKEDKWANAIKAIVYGFTSGGFELNGMDFTIYSEVLPSAGCGITTAIKIACAYAIRKLFNLPCSDAQLLQVVERGNKLFLNIENYIADNFAAIYSKEGNVVLTDYGKYSCDLIPFDFEDKVILLTDAKVPRVEMWNEESIQQPENVLLLGELKERKTNAYGGWIYEDNPTEINEVLSVVKEDMRRRLTCIMKEHNFVMEAQKSLNAKEFGGFARAVNHSHKSMRDGYELSCPEIDWILKRLQEINPNIEDSRNPVSCGRITGKGFGRMTYTIMNRCDEENFRNTLVEYEKIFGFKPSCYEVKPSGGVKILG; translated from the coding sequence ATGGATCAAGCGCTGCTTGCACAAGAGGAACACATTGCAGAGTACAAAAAAAGACCTTCGGTAACGGCAGTTGCAAATGGGCGATTTCATCTTATAGGCGAACACAGCTGGTTTGCAAAGGATAAAACTCTTTCTATGGCTGTAGACCTTCCTGTTTATGTGTGCGTTTCTGCTAGGCAAGACGCATCTCTTCGTTTTTATTTTAGTCAGCTTGAAGATCGAAAAAAATCAACCTTACCTTCGATAAAATTCAGAAAAGAAGACAAATGGGCAAATGCAATAAAGGCAATCGTATACGGATTTACATCTGGCGGTTTTGAACTAAATGGAATGGATTTTACAATTTATTCTGAAGTTTTGCCTTCTGCTGGCTGTGGAATAACAACTGCTATAAAAATCGCCTGTGCTTATGCTATAAGAAAACTTTTTAATCTACCGTGCTCAGATGCACAGCTTTTGCAGGTTGTAGAGCGGGGAAACAAGCTATTTTTAAACATCGAAAATTATATTGCAGATAATTTTGCAGCGATTTACTCAAAAGAAGGAAATGTCGTTTTAACAGATTATGGCAAATATTCGTGCGATTTAATTCCGTTTGATTTTGAAGATAAGGTTATACTTTTAACAGACGCAAAAGTTCCCAGGGTTGAAATGTGGAATGAAGAATCTATTCAGCAGCCAGAAAATGTTCTTTTGCTTGGAGAACTAAAAGAAAGAAAAACTAACGCGTATGGAGGTTGGATTTACGAGGATAATCCAACTGAAATAAACGAAGTTTTGTCGGTTGTAAAAGAAGATATGAGGCGAAGATTGACTTGCATAATGAAAGAGCATAATTTTGTCATGGAAGCACAAAAATCGCTAAATGCAAAAGAATTTGGTGGTTTTGCCAGAGCTGTAAACCACAGCCATAAAAGCATGCGGGACGGCTATGAACTTTCCTGTCCAGAAATAGACTGGATTTTAAAAAGATTGCAGGAAATAAATCCGAATATCGAAGATTCTAGAAATCCAGTTTCTTGCGGCCGCATAACAGGCAAGGGCTTTGGTCGCATGACTTATACGATAATGAATCGCTGCGATGAAGAAAATTTTAGAAATACTTTGGTAGAATACGAAAAGATTTTTGGTTTCAAACCTTCATGCTATGAAGTAAAACCGTCTGGTGGAGTAAAAATTCTTGGTTAG
- the lnt gene encoding apolipoprotein N-acyltransferase, whose translation MFCFLQVFCSLFSATLLSLSIPNELYKLGCPVLALFSLVPLYIAISRSKSYKGAFWLCFLHGGFTHLVSSFWLKNFQGLAAFTLGASLVGTAFIEAFVGLFLYFPYSNQKNRENFSSSLKIFYFAALYVIYEWCKSTGFLAYPWGTLSMTAFNWPIMMQIADITSQYGVSFLFAYFSAFVAQGVIIYATRFRNFTFKKDRANLKLSFFAIFSLFLLSFSYGVFQYTKERKPLKMINTIMVQQNMDTYRSNELEAIEVSQNLTEKGIEIFENQGEKADLVVWSEGVLNKYWPYSKIYYQKFPEDKPLLAFIKEKNLPFIIGGALTIDRDLHKYSNAAILLTKDGDFAGAYSKLHLVPFAESIPFVEYESVRKFIKKIAGFSYGWTQGNKNTVFEIPVKSQEEDFSGTELISLVERKNQQSQKKQSSVIVSTPICFDDAYSHVFRGLFLAGTELFMNITNDSWSKTQSAEYQHFAVSAYRAIEFRTTFARCTNSGFTVVLNPTGKIIDSIPLFEEEVLSAKIPIYERKLTLACLLGDWLPYTLMIFIAYVILKDSLKKLKFFFERILLQS comes from the coding sequence ATGTTTTGTTTTTTACAAGTTTTTTGTTCTCTTTTTTCTGCCACACTCCTTTCGCTTTCCATTCCAAATGAGCTTTACAAACTCGGTTGCCCAGTATTAGCACTTTTTTCACTGGTTCCTCTGTACATAGCAATATCCCGTTCAAAAAGTTACAAAGGAGCATTTTGGCTTTGCTTTTTGCACGGAGGTTTTACACATCTTGTCTCGAGTTTCTGGCTAAAAAATTTTCAGGGACTGGCAGCTTTTACTTTGGGTGCAAGCCTTGTTGGAACAGCCTTTATTGAAGCATTCGTAGGTCTATTTTTATACTTTCCGTATTCAAATCAAAAAAATCGCGAAAATTTTTCCAGCAGTCTTAAGATATTTTATTTTGCAGCACTTTATGTGATTTATGAATGGTGCAAATCAACAGGATTTTTGGCATATCCCTGGGGAACTCTTTCTATGACAGCGTTCAACTGGCCTATTATGATGCAAATTGCCGACATAACAAGCCAATATGGAGTTTCATTTTTGTTTGCATATTTTAGTGCTTTTGTCGCACAAGGCGTAATAATCTATGCGACGAGATTTAGAAATTTCACTTTTAAAAAAGACCGTGCAAATTTAAAACTTTCTTTTTTTGCGATTTTTTCACTTTTTTTGCTAAGTTTTAGCTATGGAGTTTTTCAATACACAAAAGAAAGAAAACCTTTAAAAATGATAAACACGATTATGGTTCAGCAGAACATGGACACATATCGCTCAAATGAACTTGAAGCGATAGAAGTTTCACAAAATCTTACAGAAAAAGGAATTGAAATTTTTGAAAATCAAGGCGAAAAAGCAGACCTCGTTGTATGGAGCGAAGGAGTTTTAAACAAATACTGGCCTTATTCAAAAATTTACTATCAAAAATTTCCAGAAGATAAACCTCTTTTAGCTTTTATAAAGGAAAAAAATCTGCCGTTTATAATCGGCGGAGCTTTAACGATAGACAGAGACTTGCACAAATATTCAAATGCAGCGATTCTCCTGACAAAAGACGGAGATTTTGCAGGTGCTTATTCAAAACTTCACCTTGTACCGTTTGCAGAATCGATTCCTTTTGTAGAATACGAAAGCGTAAGAAAGTTCATAAAAAAAATAGCAGGTTTTTCTTACGGCTGGACACAAGGGAATAAAAATACAGTTTTTGAAATTCCAGTAAAATCTCAAGAGGAAGATTTTTCAGGAACAGAATTGATTTCGCTTGTGGAAAGAAAAAATCAGCAATCGCAAAAAAAACAAAGCTCTGTCATAGTTTCAACTCCAATTTGTTTTGATGACGCATATTCGCACGTCTTTAGAGGGCTTTTTTTGGCAGGAACAGAACTTTTTATGAACATAACAAACGATTCCTGGTCAAAAACGCAGTCCGCAGAATATCAGCATTTTGCAGTTTCCGCATATAGAGCGATTGAATTTAGAACAACCTTTGCACGATGCACAAATTCCGGTTTTACTGTCGTATTAAATCCTACTGGAAAAATAATCGATTCGATTCCGCTTTTTGAAGAAGAAGTTTTATCGGCAAAAATTCCAATTTACGAAAGAAAATTAACCCTTGCCTGCCTGCTTGGCGACTGGCTTCCTTATACCCTTATGATTTTTATCGCCTATGTGATACTAAAAGATTCCTTAAAAAAACTTAAATTCTTTTTTGAGCGAATTCTATTGCAATCATAG
- the nrdR gene encoding transcriptional regulator NrdR, with product MRCPYCGSLDDKVIESRTMANGESIRRRRECVSCGYRFTSYERIEEKPFMVVKRDGRRQPFDRTKLEKGIERALEKRPVATNMIENIVNEIEDKAVLSGKANREISTTELGELVLQRLYEVDKVAYIRFASVYKHFENLDEFITEVNSLDKKNKTSKSKTDKNSKQEKNDNKISEGL from the coding sequence ATGCGCTGTCCATACTGCGGAAGCCTAGACGACAAAGTTATAGAATCGCGCACAATGGCAAACGGAGAGTCAATTCGCCGTCGCCGTGAATGCGTAAGTTGCGGCTACCGATTTACAAGTTATGAAAGAATCGAAGAAAAGCCGTTCATGGTTGTAAAACGAGATGGAAGAAGGCAGCCTTTTGACAGAACAAAACTTGAAAAAGGAATAGAGCGCGCACTTGAGAAACGACCTGTCGCAACAAATATGATAGAAAATATCGTAAACGAGATTGAAGACAAGGCGGTTTTGTCAGGCAAGGCCAATAGAGAAATTTCTACGACAGAACTTGGCGAACTCGTCCTCCAGCGTCTATACGAAGTCGATAAAGTTGCATATATCAGATTTGCTTCGGTTTATAAGCATTTTGAAAATCTCGACGAATTTATAACAGAAGTCAACAGTCTCGATAAAAAGAACAAAACGTCAAAATCAAAAACAGATAAAAATTCAAAGCAGGAAAAAAACGATAACAAAATCTCGGAGGGATTATAA
- a CDS encoding ribonucleoside triphosphate reductase — translation MSDFENSENSSDDLSIFPQWRNFLASNNAQETKGFLRQVVKRNGSIEKYDRTKIELAINKAMMAVNKIPNEEKAKLLTDKVEENLRILLAGRRAHSIPAIEEIQDIVENSLIEAKEVEVAKAYILYRAKHEAIRDSKSLMLDINATMDGYLAQSDWRVKENANVNFSLGGLILHNSGTVTANYWLKNIYTPEITDAHKTCAFHIHDLSMFSGYCAGWSLRQLIKEGLGGVPDKITSKPAKHLSTLVNQIVNFLGIMQNEWAGAQAFSSFDTYLAPFVKADNLDYKAVRQCIQSYIYGVNTPSRWGSQAPFTNITLDWACPQDLKDKPAIVGGEEQNFTYGDCQKEMDMINKAFLELLLEGDAVGRGFAYPIPTYNITKDFNWDSENSKLLFEITSAYGIPYFQNFINSDLDPSDVRSMCCRLRLDKRELRKRGGGLFGSDEFTGSLGVVTINLPQIGFLAKTEEEFFARLDYLMDLAKESLCIKRKVIQKLLNNGLFPYTKRYLKTLDNHFNTIGLCGMNECCLNFLGVNIVDSKGYEFASNLLDYMRKRIQDYQEQTGELFNLEATPAESTSYRLARHDKTNYPTIITSGKNEPYYTNSSQLPVDYTADVFEALDHQEKLQTKYTGGTVFHMFLGEKIKDWKTCRDMVKKVFTNYRIPYFTISPTYSICPIHGYIAGEHFECPRCKMEKEKELREKLSKLKAQRDALK, via the coding sequence TTGAGCGACTTTGAAAATTCAGAAAATTCTAGTGACGATTTGTCGATTTTTCCACAATGGAGAAATTTTCTTGCCTCTAATAACGCACAAGAGACAAAAGGATTTTTGCGTCAAGTTGTAAAACGCAACGGTTCTATCGAAAAATACGATCGCACAAAAATTGAACTTGCAATAAACAAAGCCATGATGGCTGTAAATAAAATTCCAAACGAAGAAAAAGCAAAACTTCTTACCGACAAAGTTGAAGAAAACCTGCGCATTCTGCTGGCTGGTCGGCGTGCGCATTCAATTCCTGCTATCGAAGAAATTCAAGACATAGTTGAAAATTCCCTTATTGAAGCAAAAGAAGTGGAAGTTGCAAAAGCCTACATACTTTACAGAGCAAAACACGAAGCAATCAGGGATTCAAAATCGTTGATGCTCGATATAAATGCGACGATGGACGGCTATCTTGCACAGTCAGACTGGCGAGTAAAGGAAAACGCAAATGTTAACTTTTCTCTTGGGGGACTTATCCTTCATAACTCTGGAACGGTAACAGCAAATTACTGGCTAAAAAACATCTATACTCCAGAAATAACAGATGCTCATAAAACCTGTGCTTTTCATATACACGACCTTTCGATGTTTTCCGGATATTGTGCAGGCTGGTCTTTAAGGCAGCTGATAAAAGAAGGCTTAGGCGGAGTTCCAGATAAGATAACTTCAAAACCTGCAAAGCACCTTTCAACTTTGGTAAATCAAATCGTAAACTTTTTGGGCATAATGCAAAACGAATGGGCAGGAGCACAAGCCTTTTCTTCGTTCGACACCTACCTCGCACCCTTTGTAAAAGCAGATAATCTCGACTACAAAGCAGTTCGACAGTGCATTCAAAGCTATATTTACGGCGTAAATACTCCAAGCAGATGGGGCTCTCAAGCGCCATTCACAAACATCACTCTCGACTGGGCTTGCCCACAAGATTTAAAAGATAAACCTGCAATAGTCGGCGGCGAAGAACAGAATTTTACCTACGGCGACTGCCAGAAAGAAATGGATATGATAAACAAAGCTTTTCTGGAGCTTTTGCTTGAAGGCGATGCGGTAGGACGAGGTTTTGCATATCCTATACCGACATACAACATAACAAAGGATTTTAACTGGGATAGCGAAAACTCAAAACTCCTGTTTGAAATTACAAGTGCTTATGGAATTCCTTACTTTCAGAATTTTATAAATTCAGATTTAGACCCAAGTGATGTGCGCTCAATGTGCTGCCGCTTACGCCTTGATAAACGAGAATTGAGAAAAAGAGGTGGTGGGCTTTTTGGTTCAGATGAATTTACGGGTTCGCTAGGAGTTGTAACGATAAATCTTCCTCAAATAGGCTTCCTTGCAAAGACCGAAGAAGAGTTTTTTGCGCGTCTCGACTACCTTATGGATCTTGCAAAAGAAAGCCTTTGCATAAAGCGAAAAGTCATTCAAAAACTATTGAACAACGGTCTTTTTCCTTATACAAAGCGCTATCTAAAAACACTCGATAATCACTTTAACACGATAGGTCTTTGCGGAATGAATGAATGTTGCTTAAATTTTTTAGGCGTAAACATAGTAGATTCAAAAGGATATGAGTTTGCATCGAATCTTTTGGATTATATGCGAAAAAGGATTCAAGACTATCAGGAGCAAACTGGCGAACTTTTTAATCTGGAAGCAACACCCGCAGAAAGCACTTCGTACAGGCTTGCCCGACACGACAAAACAAACTATCCAACTATAATAACAAGCGGAAAAAACGAACCTTACTATACGAACAGTTCTCAACTTCCTGTAGACTACACCGCAGATGTTTTTGAAGCGCTCGATCATCAAGAAAAACTTCAGACAAAATATACTGGCGGCACGGTATTTCACATGTTCTTGGGCGAAAAGATAAAAGATTGGAAAACCTGTAGGGATATGGTAAAGAAAGTCTTTACAAATTATCGGATTCCTTACTTCACTATAAGCCCTACTTATTCAATCTGCCCAATCCACGGCTATATAGCAGGCGAGCATTTTGAATGTCCAAGGTGCAAAATGGAAAAAGAAAAAGAATTGAGAGAAAAACTTTCAAAGTTAAAAGCACAAAGAGATGCTTTAAAATAA
- the nrdD gene encoding anaerobic ribonucleoside-triphosphate reductase: MAESKMTLEEIEAQIAELEKQLEDVHGTQTEVYARIVGYYRAIRNWNKGKHDEFTNRKVFNAEKSIAGHAESSKNDARTAQNEEKIDSGIHYEFFMRKTCPNCPPVKEYIKNLEFGGTVIDVDTAQGLKQAAQKGVFSAPTAIFYDNLGNEIGRGHSVEEIKSVIAPIAVVA, translated from the coding sequence ATGGCAGAATCAAAAATGACTCTGGAAGAGATTGAAGCTCAAATTGCCGAACTAGAAAAACAACTTGAAGATGTTCACGGAACACAAACAGAAGTTTACGCTAGAATTGTGGGATATTACCGTGCAATAAGAAACTGGAACAAAGGAAAGCACGACGAGTTTACAAATAGAAAAGTATTCAACGCAGAAAAATCTATCGCAGGCCACGCAGAATCATCAAAAAATGATGCAAGAACTGCTCAAAACGAAGAAAAAATAGACTCTGGCATTCATTATGAGTTTTTTATGAGAAAAACCTGCCCTAATTGTCCTCCAGTAAAAGAATATATAAAAAATCTTGAATTTGGCGGAACTGTAATCGATGTCGATACTGCTCAAGGTCTAAAGCAAGCCGCTCAAAAAGGAGTATTTTCTGCTCCAACGGCAATATTTTACGACAACCTAGGTAACGAAATTGGCAGAGGACACAGCGTAGAAGAAATAAAATCTGTAATCGCTCCTATTGCCGTAGTTGCATAG
- a CDS encoding anaerobic ribonucleoside-triphosphate reductase activating protein, which translates to MSEKIGALVRTSLVDFPGKVCATIFFKNCNLRCPYCYNLSLVKGEDEEDFVTIEELKSHLEKRKNVLDALVISGGEALLNKNTPYIIAFAKNLGYKVKLDTNGTFPEKLEQLLKDEQTEPDFIAMDIKTSPQNYAKFLLPHIQDEKNEIEEKLIKSVKILSNLPPEKREFRTVLVPTLIKKQDIKNIASILPKDASWQFARFINDNCLEPLYNSLPPYSEKESEDLVYFAKTMILGANLR; encoded by the coding sequence ATGAGCGAAAAAATTGGCGCACTTGTTAGAACGTCTTTAGTAGACTTTCCTGGCAAGGTTTGCGCCACAATTTTTTTTAAAAACTGCAATCTGCGCTGTCCTTATTGCTATAATCTTTCCTTGGTAAAAGGCGAAGATGAAGAAGACTTTGTAACAATCGAAGAGTTAAAATCTCATTTAGAAAAACGCAAAAATGTTCTCGACGCACTTGTTATTTCTGGCGGCGAAGCGTTATTAAACAAAAATACTCCTTACATAATCGCCTTTGCAAAAAACTTAGGATATAAGGTAAAACTCGATACAAACGGAACCTTCCCAGAAAAACTTGAGCAGCTTTTAAAAGACGAACAAACAGAGCCGGACTTTATAGCGATGGATATAAAGACCAGCCCTCAAAATTATGCAAAATTTTTATTGCCCCATATTCAAGATGAAAAAAACGAGATTGAAGAAAAACTTATAAAATCCGTAAAAATCCTTTCAAACCTTCCACCAGAAAAAAGGGAATTCAGGACGGTTTTAGTTCCTACACTTATAAAAAAACAAGATATAAAAAATATCGCTTCAATACTTCCAAAAGATGCAAGTTGGCAGTTTGCACGTTTTATAAATGATAACTGCTTAGAGCCTTTATACAATTCTCTTCCGCCATATTCTGAAAAAGAAAGCGAAGATTTGGTTTATTTCGCAAAAACGATGATTTTAGGCGCAAATCTAAGGTAA
- the argF gene encoding ornithine carbamoyltransferase: protein MIKAEKFKSNFKGRSLLSWLDYTPEEILQFLDYSFLVKKQAHKGEIHQRFLGKTIALIFEKRSTRTRSSFETAFGEEGGHPVFMSTQDIQLGGKESVKDTARVLGRMFSAIEFRGFKQEHVQELAQYSNIPVINGLTDEFHPTQALADVMTLKENFGKLKGLKWVFCGDGRNNVARSMMIISAKLGIDFAIYAPKELLPPKDIQNICEPIAKQSGAKIEISDDISVVKGADCLYTDVWVSMGEEALKDERTRLLKPYQVNKALMAATGKSTTIFMHCLPAVIGQEVTEDVFEGPQSKVWDEAENRKHTIKAIMLALI, encoded by the coding sequence ATGATTAAAGCAGAAAAATTCAAATCGAATTTTAAAGGTCGCTCACTTTTAAGTTGGCTAGATTATACGCCAGAAGAAATTTTACAATTCCTCGACTACTCTTTTCTCGTAAAAAAACAAGCGCATAAAGGCGAAATTCATCAAAGATTTTTAGGAAAGACCATAGCCTTAATTTTTGAAAAACGCTCGACAAGAACTCGCTCTTCATTTGAGACCGCATTTGGAGAGGAAGGCGGACATCCTGTTTTTATGTCAACACAGGACATTCAACTCGGTGGCAAAGAAAGCGTAAAAGATACCGCCAGAGTTTTAGGAAGAATGTTCAGCGCGATTGAATTTAGAGGTTTTAAACAGGAACACGTACAAGAGTTAGCACAATATTCAAATATTCCTGTTATAAATGGACTTACCGATGAATTTCATCCAACACAAGCTCTTGCAGATGTTATGACGTTAAAAGAAAATTTTGGAAAATTAAAAGGTTTAAAATGGGTATTCTGTGGCGATGGAAGAAACAATGTTGCCCGTTCTATGATGATAATTTCCGCAAAACTCGGAATCGATTTTGCAATCTATGCACCAAAAGAACTCTTGCCACCTAAGGATATTCAAAATATCTGCGAACCGATAGCAAAACAAAGCGGAGCAAAAATTGAAATTTCAGATGATATTTCGGTTGTAAAAGGTGCTGATTGCCTTTATACTGATGTTTGGGTTTCTATGGGTGAAGAAGCACTCAAAGACGAAAGAACCCGATTGCTTAAACCGTATCAGGTAAACAAAGCTCTTATGGCTGCAACAGGAAAAAGCACGACGATTTTTATGCATTGTCTTCCAGCAGTAATTGGGCAAGAAGTTACCGAAGACGTTTTTGAAGGTCCACAAAGCAAGGTTTGGGACGAAGCCGAAAACAGAAAACATACGATAAAAGCAATAATGCTAGCGCTTATATAG
- a CDS encoding DHH family phosphoesterase — protein sequence MNIISEAQFDAFKAFLDKHEFFFIAGHKEPDGDCVYSCLVMGEILSKMNLEYQLINAGPFKRNEIAETESFFTSTPQFLSEPERKKTGLIILDCSEMHRLGEIDGDLSNLDTFTIDHHLTADVKENCIIDSTAPATCCLLQQLYEKFIGDLDKKTATYIFLGQSTDTGYFKFLGNDSQLVFLQTARLVKAGVNPREIYDKITGGRPYSTRKLLGVLLTRAERACNDKLVITWETLEDTKKFGQEGRDSDSLYSILLSTTGVEVVVFLRQDTEFTCTAGLRSKKDCDVSAIAAKFGGGGHKNASGLSVQGRLENLIPEIKKEFAKVL from the coding sequence ATGAATATAATAAGCGAAGCACAATTTGACGCCTTTAAGGCGTTTTTAGATAAACACGAGTTTTTCTTTATTGCAGGTCATAAGGAACCTGACGGAGACTGCGTTTACAGTTGTCTTGTGATGGGCGAAATTTTAAGTAAGATGAACCTTGAATATCAACTTATAAATGCAGGACCTTTTAAAAGAAATGAAATTGCAGAAACAGAGTCTTTTTTCACCTCGACACCGCAATTTTTAAGCGAACCGGAAAGAAAAAAAACAGGACTTATCATACTCGACTGTTCAGAAATGCACAGGCTTGGCGAAATTGACGGAGACCTTTCAAATTTAGACACCTTTACAATAGATCACCATCTTACTGCGGATGTAAAAGAAAATTGCATAATAGATTCAACGGCTCCAGCAACTTGCTGTCTTTTGCAGCAACTCTATGAAAAATTTATAGGCGATTTGGACAAAAAAACAGCGACCTATATATTTTTAGGGCAAAGCACAGACACTGGATATTTTAAATTTTTGGGAAACGATTCACAGCTGGTATTTTTGCAAACTGCAAGGCTTGTAAAAGCAGGTGTAAATCCCAGAGAAATCTACGACAAAATTACAGGCGGAAGACCTTATTCAACACGAAAGCTTTTGGGAGTTTTGCTTACGAGAGCAGAGAGGGCGTGCAATGATAAACTCGTTATAACCTGGGAAACCTTAGAAGACACGAAAAAATTTGGACAGGAAGGACGCGATAGCGACAGCCTTTATTCAATCTTACTTTCTACGACTGGAGTTGAAGTGGTTGTATTTTTACGGCAGGATACGGAGTTTACCTGTACAGCAGGGCTTCGCTCAAAAAAAGACTGCGACGTAAGTGCGATTGCAGCAAAATTTGGTGGAGGCGGACACAAAAACGCTTCGGGATTGAGCGTGCAAGGTCGGCTTGAAAACCTGATTCCAGAAATCAAAAAAGAATTCGCAAAGGTTTTATAA